The Pseudomonas azadiae genome includes a window with the following:
- a CDS encoding type II toxin-antitoxin system ParD family antitoxin, whose amino-acid sequence MATRNVVLTPHQEQVIHDLVQSGRYQNASEVMREGLRLLEQRVAEDTAKIEALRQATSIGIMDLEHGRFTQVNEGDLENYLEGLSLEATLSTREKH is encoded by the coding sequence ATGGCGACGCGAAACGTTGTGCTCACCCCTCACCAGGAACAGGTTATCCATGACTTGGTGCAGTCCGGCCGTTATCAGAATGCCAGCGAAGTGATGCGAGAAGGTTTACGTTTATTGGAGCAGCGCGTCGCCGAAGACACCGCCAAAATTGAGGCACTGCGTCAGGCGACCTCGATCGGCATCATGGATCTTGAGCACGGGCGCTTTACCCAGGTGAACGAGGGTGATCTGGAGAACTACCTCGAGGGCTTGAGCCTGGAGGCAACCCTCTCCACGAGAGAGAAGCACTGA
- a CDS encoding SDR family NAD(P)-dependent oxidoreductase: MQFNNKLVLVTGGSSGLGFAIAEAFANQGATLIITGRRQAQLDDAVSRLGAHASSVCTDISDPADLDALFAHIQAVHGRIDVLIANAGTGAIEPLGAITVAGFDKLFTTNVKGTTFTVQGALPLMGKGSSIVIIGSTASINPGPGLGVYGATKAALRALVRSWILDIKGSGVRINLLSPGPVNTQSLRDVLGENAQQIIDVLSEKSTLGRIGQAHEIGQAALFLASDASSYVNGAELFADGGASQV, translated from the coding sequence ATGCAATTCAATAATAAACTCGTGCTGGTAACAGGCGGGTCTTCGGGCCTTGGCTTCGCGATTGCAGAAGCGTTCGCCAACCAGGGTGCCACTTTGATCATCACCGGGCGTCGCCAGGCCCAGCTCGACGATGCCGTGAGCCGCCTCGGTGCGCACGCGTCTAGCGTATGCACAGACATTTCGGACCCCGCCGACCTTGACGCGTTATTCGCTCACATACAGGCAGTCCATGGCCGTATTGATGTGCTGATTGCCAACGCTGGGACAGGTGCAATCGAGCCCTTGGGAGCAATCACCGTCGCAGGCTTCGATAAGCTGTTTACAACCAACGTCAAAGGCACGACTTTCACGGTGCAAGGGGCGCTACCCTTAATGGGCAAGGGGAGCAGTATCGTCATCATTGGCTCGACCGCATCGATCAATCCTGGCCCCGGCCTGGGTGTCTATGGGGCTACCAAGGCAGCGCTACGGGCGCTGGTGCGCAGCTGGATCCTGGATATCAAGGGTTCTGGCGTTCGTATCAACCTGCTCAGCCCAGGCCCGGTGAACACCCAATCTCTGCGCGATGTACTGGGCGAGAACGCACAGCAGATCATCGATGTTCTCAGCGAGAAGAGCACGCTTGGTCGTATCGGTCAGGCCCACGAGATCGGCCAGGCCGCGCTGTTCCTTGCAAGTGATGCGTCGAGCTACGTCAATGGCGCCGAACTGTTCGCCGATGGTGGTGCATCTCAGGTCTAG
- a CDS encoding SDR family NAD(P)-dependent oxidoreductase — protein sequence MSVIVITGGSRGIGASAAEHIARRGMGVILTYNNDPQAAASVVERIERVGGKAVALKLDVSDVGSFEAFRKSVVLTLRDTWNATLLSGLVNNAGYGLFNPLATVTEAQFDGLFNVHLKGPFFLTQTLLPLFAENASIVNLTSATTRVATAGVAPYAAFKGGLEVLTRYMAKEFGERRIRANAVSPGAIRTELGGGLNAEFEANLAAQTALGRVGEPEDVARIIAMLLSEEGAWINAQTLEVAGGYNI from the coding sequence ATGAGCGTCATCGTCATTACCGGCGGCAGCCGTGGAATCGGTGCCAGTGCAGCCGAGCACATTGCTAGGCGCGGTATGGGTGTCATCTTGACCTACAACAATGATCCCCAGGCTGCCGCCTCAGTCGTGGAACGCATCGAGCGCGTCGGTGGCAAGGCTGTTGCTCTCAAGCTCGACGTGTCTGATGTCGGCAGCTTCGAAGCGTTTCGTAAGTCAGTAGTACTGACCTTACGGGACACCTGGAACGCCACCCTGCTGAGTGGCCTGGTCAACAATGCCGGGTACGGCCTGTTCAATCCCTTGGCAACTGTCACCGAGGCGCAGTTCGACGGCTTGTTCAACGTGCACCTCAAAGGGCCGTTTTTTCTCACTCAAACCCTACTGCCGCTGTTCGCGGAAAATGCCAGTATCGTCAACCTGACCAGTGCCACTACCCGCGTCGCCACCGCTGGCGTGGCGCCCTATGCTGCCTTCAAGGGCGGGCTCGAGGTGCTCACCCGTTACATGGCCAAAGAGTTCGGTGAGCGGCGCATACGGGCCAACGCGGTATCACCCGGCGCCATCCGCACCGAATTGGGCGGGGGGCTAAACGCTGAATTCGAGGCGAATCTTGCGGCGCAAACGGCACTCGGCCGGGTCGGCGAGCCAGAAGACGTTGCGCGAATTATCGCCATGTTGCTGTCAGAGGAGGGCGCCTGGATCAATGCCCAGACCCTCGAAGTGGCCGGCGGCTACAACATCTGA
- a CDS encoding saccharopine dehydrogenase family protein, with product MSTLLIYGATGYSGRMAAERAKALGLDFEIAARNAKRLESLAAQLDVPYRVFDTHDAEDSLSGISVLLNFAGPFAQTAETLMHACIKAGVHYLDITAEINVYRMAEGLGTEAAANHVMLLPGVDWDVVPTDSLAVHVAKRAVKPVALSIALQVPGSMSRGSAMSVSEIIGAGVLTRVDGELIATPDAAPRHFDFGHGPVPCAPLSFGDLVTGWHSTGIRNIAMFVHISGDAFPEGDLSQLPDGPTPEQRAAHRARAVVEVTGTDGAIARSVIDTVNGYSYTPLAAVEAARRVMNGEQQPGFATPANVFGGGFAESIAGTVITDF from the coding sequence ATGAGTACACTACTGATCTACGGAGCTACAGGCTATAGCGGTCGTATGGCGGCTGAGCGAGCAAAAGCGCTCGGTCTGGATTTCGAAATCGCCGCGCGTAATGCCAAGCGCCTCGAATCGCTCGCAGCGCAATTGGACGTTCCTTATCGGGTGTTTGATACCCATGATGCCGAAGACTCTTTATCTGGCATTTCAGTATTGCTGAACTTCGCCGGGCCGTTTGCACAAACGGCCGAGACGTTGATGCACGCTTGTATAAAGGCCGGCGTGCACTATCTGGACATCACTGCCGAGATCAATGTTTACCGCATGGCCGAGGGTCTGGGTACTGAAGCGGCTGCGAACCACGTCATGCTGTTGCCGGGGGTCGACTGGGATGTCGTTCCTACCGATTCGCTGGCGGTGCATGTTGCCAAGCGTGCAGTAAAACCGGTTGCGCTGAGTATCGCGCTTCAGGTCCCCGGGTCGATGTCTCGCGGGTCTGCGATGAGCGTCAGCGAAATCATCGGGGCAGGCGTGCTCACCAGGGTCGATGGCGAACTTATTGCGACGCCGGATGCCGCACCACGCCACTTTGATTTTGGCCACGGACCGGTCCCCTGTGCGCCGTTGTCATTCGGCGACCTAGTGACGGGATGGCATTCGACCGGCATCCGCAACATTGCGATGTTCGTGCATATCTCGGGCGACGCGTTTCCCGAAGGTGATCTGTCGCAGTTGCCTGATGGTCCCACACCCGAGCAAAGGGCTGCTCATCGCGCGCGGGCAGTGGTTGAGGTCACCGGGACTGATGGCGCAATCGCGCGCTCGGTGATTGATACCGTCAACGGCTATTCCTATACGCCGCTGGCGGCGGTAGAAGCTGCGCGGCGAGTAATGAACGGTGAGCAGCAGCCGGGTTTTGCAACGCCGGCCAACGTGTTTGGTGGTGGGTTTGCCGAGAGTATTGCCGGGACGGTGATCACCGATTTCTGA
- a CDS encoding VOC family protein gives MSDFTGSAIDHMGIAVSDTSYSQAFYEPVLRPLGITLVMSIEANPPGPKPRRLGFGSGGKPFFWLHDASVASHGVHIALIAPSRESVDAFHAAGIAAGGRDNGSPGIRPHYHANYYAAYVLTPDGVNLEAVCQVAS, from the coding sequence ATGAGCGACTTTACGGGGTCGGCAATAGATCATATGGGCATCGCTGTTTCGGACACCTCGTATTCTCAAGCCTTCTACGAACCCGTGCTCAGGCCGTTAGGGATTACCCTGGTGATGAGTATCGAGGCGAATCCGCCAGGGCCGAAGCCTCGACGACTGGGGTTTGGTTCTGGAGGAAAGCCGTTCTTTTGGCTGCATGACGCGTCCGTCGCCAGTCACGGGGTGCATATAGCGCTGATCGCCCCAAGTCGTGAGTCGGTTGATGCTTTCCACGCGGCCGGCATTGCTGCCGGCGGACGGGACAACGGGTCGCCGGGCATCAGGCCGCACTACCACGCCAATTACTACGCCGCTTATGTGCTGACACCTGATGGCGTGAATCTGGAAGCCGTTTGCCAAGTGGCCTCTTGA
- a CDS encoding type II toxin-antitoxin system RelE/ParE family toxin, protein MPQYRISNPARTDIVDILRLSQTQFGDQARQRYQALILAALQALADTPYRIGSHDRDELAPGLRSYHLIYSRQQAKQTHGTVKSPRHIVFYRVTNDDVIEVARLLHDAMEVQLHLPND, encoded by the coding sequence ATGCCGCAGTATCGGATTTCTAACCCGGCGCGCACCGACATTGTCGACATCCTTAGGCTCTCCCAGACGCAGTTCGGCGATCAAGCACGCCAGCGCTACCAGGCGCTGATCCTCGCGGCGCTGCAAGCGCTTGCCGACACGCCTTATCGCATTGGCAGCCACGACCGCGATGAACTTGCACCGGGCCTTCGCAGCTATCACCTCATCTATTCACGCCAGCAGGCCAAACAAACCCATGGAACGGTCAAAAGCCCACGCCATATCGTGTTCTATCGTGTGACAAACGACGACGTGATCGAGGTCGCCAGACTCCTTCATGACGCCATGGAAGTGCAGTTGCACTTGCCTAACGACTGA
- a CDS encoding 5'-nucleotidase, giving the protein MPYELENRLVIGVASSAVFDLLSSDAVFQSQGEEEYRKFQQKNLHVPLPKGIAFPFIKRLLSVNDLSVDPTDPLVEVILLSRNDPDTGLRVLKTIEHYGLGMTRAIFMQGKSPYEYIPALNIALFLSGDKKDVEAAIRAGYPAGQVLDSKFEDDETDKTLRIAFDFDGVLAGDESETIMQASGLSEFHAHEVKNVMQPHNPGPLKEFMVRISKIQSVEEKHKKLNPEYENRIRVSIVTARNAPSHERAMNTLKSWGVMANDAFFLGGIEKGKILGVLKPHIFFDDQSGHLKSTSAVAPSVHIPFGITNHVSTVDAIEPEADQVQQVV; this is encoded by the coding sequence ATGCCCTACGAGTTAGAAAATCGCCTGGTGATTGGCGTCGCTTCCAGCGCTGTGTTTGATTTGCTGTCATCGGACGCAGTGTTTCAGAGTCAGGGGGAGGAGGAATACCGCAAGTTTCAGCAAAAAAATCTGCACGTCCCGCTTCCTAAGGGGATAGCGTTCCCCTTCATCAAGCGTTTACTGTCAGTGAATGACCTGAGCGTCGATCCTACGGATCCGCTCGTCGAGGTGATACTTCTTTCGCGCAATGATCCCGACACTGGGCTGCGCGTACTGAAGACTATCGAGCACTACGGGCTTGGGATGACAAGGGCGATTTTCATGCAGGGAAAATCTCCTTATGAATACATACCAGCACTGAATATCGCTTTATTTTTGTCGGGTGACAAAAAAGACGTGGAAGCGGCTATCAGGGCCGGGTACCCGGCTGGCCAGGTTCTCGATTCAAAATTTGAAGACGACGAGACTGATAAAACCCTACGCATCGCATTCGACTTTGACGGCGTGCTCGCTGGCGATGAGTCCGAAACAATCATGCAGGCCTCTGGATTGTCTGAATTCCATGCGCACGAAGTGAAGAATGTCATGCAGCCCCATAACCCTGGGCCGCTGAAGGAATTCATGGTGCGGATATCCAAAATCCAGTCGGTCGAGGAGAAGCACAAAAAGCTCAATCCTGAATACGAAAACCGCATACGCGTCTCGATCGTCACAGCCCGCAATGCTCCGTCTCATGAGCGTGCGATGAATACACTCAAGAGTTGGGGTGTCATGGCCAATGACGCATTCTTCCTAGGCGGCATCGAGAAAGGAAAAATTTTAGGTGTATTGAAACCACACATCTTTTTCGATGACCAATCAGGGCACCTTAAATCGACTAGCGCAGTTGCTCCATCCGTGCACATTCCTTTCGGCATCACCAACCATGTCTCTACTGTGGATGCGATAGAGCCTGAAGCGGATCAGGTCCAGCAGGTGGTGTAA
- a CDS encoding VOC family protein, with product MLDHIFLSVSNIERSIRFYEAALTPLGITARLDYDGKDGPPGHPDLKGFGANGRMFFWLREGVVEGRAVHVGFVASSQAEVDAAYTAALHQGAVDNGPPGARLHYDPDYYAANVLDPDGYSLEFVYKKWQHVQ from the coding sequence ATGCTGGATCATATCTTTCTGTCCGTGAGCAATATCGAACGGTCCATCCGTTTCTACGAAGCTGCCCTGACCCCGTTGGGTATCACCGCGCGCCTGGACTACGACGGCAAGGATGGCCCACCGGGCCATCCTGACCTGAAAGGCTTTGGTGCCAACGGCCGGATGTTTTTCTGGTTGCGTGAAGGCGTTGTGGAAGGGCGCGCGGTACATGTTGGTTTTGTCGCAAGCAGCCAGGCTGAAGTTGATGCCGCTTATACCGCCGCCCTGCATCAGGGTGCGGTCGACAACGGCCCGCCTGGGGCACGCTTGCATTACGATCCCGACTACTACGCTGCCAATGTGCTGGACCCGGATGGGTACAGCCTCGAATTCGTCTACAAAAAATGGCAGCACGTCCAATGA
- a CDS encoding TetR/AcrR family transcriptional regulator yields the protein MNENNRQRRPAFDREQGIAIAQALFHQHGFDAVSLSDLTNAMNIKPPSFYAAYGSKAELFERAMRRYAGESALRLDRLLAPDRPPAQALTALLISAATQYGRDKTLRGCLITEGMRADDPIARNMAETLGDAAIQTIRGYLDQVCPQRAQTLADYVLITLRGLSAAACSGLSRKRLIEVAQVAGKAISLELAEYAPPQTSEPLSAAHLPKSFDSGRSSA from the coding sequence ATGAACGAAAACAACCGGCAGCGCCGTCCCGCCTTCGACCGCGAGCAAGGGATAGCCATCGCTCAGGCACTGTTTCATCAACACGGTTTTGACGCCGTGAGCCTGTCCGACCTGACCAATGCCATGAACATCAAACCCCCGAGCTTCTATGCCGCCTACGGCAGCAAGGCGGAGCTCTTCGAGCGGGCGATGCGTCGTTACGCCGGTGAAAGCGCGCTACGTTTAGACAGACTTCTGGCGCCGGATCGACCTCCTGCTCAAGCGCTGACTGCACTATTGATTAGCGCTGCGACGCAATACGGACGAGATAAAACCTTGCGTGGATGTTTGATCACCGAGGGCATGCGGGCGGATGACCCGATTGCCCGAAACATGGCAGAGACATTGGGTGATGCCGCGATTCAGACGATCCGGGGTTATCTTGACCAGGTTTGCCCGCAACGCGCGCAAACGCTGGCCGACTACGTGCTGATTACCCTGCGAGGCCTATCCGCCGCCGCATGCAGTGGCCTGTCTCGAAAACGCTTGATCGAAGTAGCCCAAGTTGCCGGCAAAGCAATTTCCCTGGAATTGGCAGAATACGCGCCACCGCAGACTTCTGAGCCACTCAGTGCTGCGCATCTTCCAAAAAGCTTCGACTCAGGGCGTTCTTCGGCTTGA
- a CDS encoding AraC family transcriptional regulator, producing the protein MDNQLNELRSLAAKAENRRTETGIPRVAMVKGKIPEHMLAAVYDPMINLILQGSKSMSVADRTLRYDPATYFVMSINLPAVGSVHPSVSGEPYLAVSLTLDPTVLSTLFEDLPKPVSRPENNLGFSVAPVTTDLMDAWVRMLRLMGNPDAIAALSPVYEREIIFRVLQGPHGWMLREIAAPDTAMARVNMAIQWIRRDFAEPIGVEQLAQRASMSVSAFHRHFKAVTSLSPLQYQKRVRLLQARTLMVAHAKSVMAAAFEVGYESATQFSRDYLRVFGLPPAQDAGRILGETSAIRR; encoded by the coding sequence ATGGACAATCAACTGAATGAACTCAGGTCGCTCGCGGCCAAGGCTGAAAATCGCCGTACCGAAACGGGTATCCCCCGCGTGGCCATGGTCAAGGGCAAGATCCCCGAACACATGCTGGCGGCGGTCTATGACCCGATGATCAATCTGATCCTGCAAGGCAGTAAAAGCATGAGTGTGGCGGATCGGACGCTTCGGTATGACCCTGCGACTTATTTCGTCATGTCCATTAATTTGCCAGCAGTGGGGTCTGTGCATCCGAGCGTATCAGGAGAACCTTACTTGGCAGTCAGCCTTACTCTTGATCCAACTGTGTTGTCGACGCTATTTGAAGACCTGCCCAAACCTGTCAGCCGCCCTGAGAACAATCTCGGGTTTTCAGTAGCGCCAGTCACAACCGATTTGATGGATGCGTGGGTACGAATGCTGCGATTGATGGGGAACCCGGACGCGATCGCAGCCCTGTCTCCGGTTTATGAACGGGAAATCATCTTCCGAGTGCTCCAGGGCCCCCATGGCTGGATGTTGCGGGAGATCGCAGCGCCGGATACGGCGATGGCCCGAGTCAACATGGCGATCCAGTGGATCCGCCGTGACTTTGCGGAGCCAATTGGGGTGGAACAATTGGCGCAAAGAGCATCAATGAGCGTCTCGGCGTTTCATCGCCACTTCAAGGCAGTCACCAGCCTGAGTCCTTTGCAGTATCAAAAACGGGTTCGCCTGCTCCAGGCTAGAACACTGATGGTGGCCCACGCCAAGAGTGTCATGGCGGCTGCCTTCGAGGTCGGTTATGAAAGTGCGACACAATTCAGCAGGGATTATTTACGGGTGTTTGGACTTCCACCTGCACAAGATGCCGGGAGGATCCTCGGGGAAACGAGCGCCATCAGACGCTAA